A window of the Scandinavium goeteborgense genome harbors these coding sequences:
- a CDS encoding dienelactone hydrolase family protein yields MTDKQPGFAPAAEPHASTSILTSEDAIIAGETSIPSQGENMPAFHARPKNADGPLPVVIVVQEIFGVHEHIRDICRRLAVEGYLAIAPELYFRQGDPNDFADIPTLFSGLVSKVPDAQVLADLDHVASWASRNGGDVNRLLVTGFCWGGRIAWLYAAHNPQLKAAVAWYGKLVGEKSINSPKHPVDIAIDLTAPVLGLYGGQDTGISLESVDTMRQALRAANAKADIIVYPEAGHAFNADYRPSYHEESAKDGWQRMLAWFAQYGGKKG; encoded by the coding sequence ATGACAGACAAACAACCCGGCTTTGCACCGGCTGCAGAACCGCACGCATCAACCTCAATTCTGACATCTGAAGACGCCATCATCGCGGGTGAAACCTCTATTCCGTCGCAGGGCGAAAACATGCCTGCGTTTCACGCCCGGCCGAAAAATGCCGACGGCCCGTTGCCGGTGGTGATTGTGGTGCAAGAAATTTTCGGCGTACATGAGCATATTCGCGATATTTGCCGACGTCTGGCCGTGGAAGGCTATCTGGCGATTGCGCCAGAGCTCTATTTCCGCCAGGGCGATCCGAATGATTTTGCCGATATCCCCACGCTGTTCAGCGGCCTGGTCTCGAAAGTGCCGGATGCCCAAGTGCTGGCCGATCTCGACCACGTTGCCAGCTGGGCTTCACGTAACGGCGGCGATGTTAATCGCCTGCTGGTCACCGGTTTTTGCTGGGGCGGCCGCATTGCGTGGCTGTACGCGGCGCATAATCCACAGTTGAAAGCCGCGGTGGCGTGGTACGGCAAACTGGTGGGTGAGAAGTCGATCAATTCGCCGAAGCATCCGGTCGACATCGCCATCGATTTAACCGCGCCGGTGTTGGGTTTGTACGGCGGGCAGGATACGGGCATTTCGCTCGAGAGCGTAGACACCATGCGTCAGGCGTTACGAGCGGCAAACGCCAAAGCCGATATTATTGTTTACCCGGAAGCCGGACACGCATTTAACGCTGACTATCGCCCGAGCTATCACGAAGAATCTGCCAAAGACGGTTGGCAGCGCATGCTGGCGTGGTTTGCGCAGTACGGCGGGAAGAAGGGATAA
- the ubiJ gene encoding ubiquinone biosynthesis protein UbiJ produces the protein MPFQPLVTAGIEGALNTFLWRERALKPARQRLLGKVLRVELKEFTSPLVLAFSEQQIDVLSAWEGEADCTVSTRLGVLPQLRNRQQLTTLIRSGDLEVQGDLQVVQNFVALADLAEFDPAELLAPYTGDIAAEGVSKVLRGGAKFLQRGLQRQQRYVSEVITEEWRMAPGSLEVAWFAEESDAVARAAEALTKRLEKLEGK, from the coding sequence ATGCCTTTTCAACCTTTAGTCACCGCGGGCATTGAAGGTGCGCTTAATACCTTTTTATGGCGCGAGCGCGCGTTAAAACCTGCCCGTCAGCGTCTGCTGGGCAAGGTGCTGCGCGTCGAGCTGAAAGAGTTCACATCCCCGCTGGTGCTGGCCTTTAGCGAGCAGCAGATTGACGTGCTGAGTGCGTGGGAAGGCGAGGCGGACTGCACGGTAAGTACCCGCCTTGGCGTGTTGCCGCAGTTACGCAACCGTCAGCAGTTGACCACCCTCATCCGTTCGGGCGATCTCGAAGTGCAGGGTGACCTGCAGGTGGTGCAAAACTTTGTCGCGCTGGCGGACCTGGCAGAATTCGATCCTGCTGAACTGCTGGCCCCGTATACCGGCGATATCGCGGCGGAAGGCGTCAGTAAAGTGCTGCGCGGCGGGGCGAAATTCCTGCAACGCGGGCTGCAACGTCAGCAGCGTTATGTGTCTGAGGTCATTACCGAAGAGTGGCGCATGGCGCCCGGCTCGCTGGAAGTGGCCTGGTTTGCCGAAGAGAGCGACGCCGTTGCGCGCGCTGCTGAGGCCTTAACCAAACGGCTGGAAAAACTGGAGGGGAAATGA
- the ubiB gene encoding ubiquinone biosynthesis regulatory protein kinase UbiB, giving the protein MTPGEIRRLYFIIHTFLSYGLDELIPKMRITLPLRIGRRMLFWMPNRHKDLPLGERLRLALQHLGPVWIKFGQMLSTRRDLFPLQIADQLAMLQDRVAPFDGKLAQQQIEKSMGDIPVESWFDDFSVQPLASASIAQVHTARLKENGKEVVIKVIRPDILPIIKADMKLIYRLARWVPRLLPDGRRLRPQEVVREYEKTLLDELNLLREAANAIQLRRNFEDSPMLYVPEVYSDYCREDMLVMERIYGIPVSDIETLEKQNTNMKLLAERGVQVFFTQVFRDSFFHADMHPGNIFVSYEHPEDPKYIGIDCGIVGSLNKEDKRYLAENFIAFFNRDYRKVAELHVDSGWVPPDTNVEEFEFAIRTVCEPIFEKPLAEISFGHVLLNLFNTARRFNMEVQPQLVLLQKTLLYVEGVGRQLYPQLDLWKTAKPFLESWIKDQVGLPALVRAFKEKAPFWIEKMPEMPELIYDSLRQGKSLQRSLDKIAHDMESGHTRRGQSRYLFGVGAVFMLSGTLLLITRPDLGLQPAWLMGAGVLTWVVGWFKGR; this is encoded by the coding sequence ATGACGCCAGGGGAAATTCGGCGCCTGTATTTTATCATCCACACCTTTTTGAGTTACGGGCTTGATGAGCTCATTCCCAAAATGCGCATCACCCTGCCGCTTCGAATCGGGCGGCGGATGTTGTTCTGGATGCCAAATCGCCACAAAGACCTGCCGTTAGGCGAGCGTCTACGCCTTGCCTTGCAGCATCTCGGCCCGGTCTGGATTAAATTCGGTCAGATGCTTTCTACCCGCCGTGATCTCTTTCCACTTCAAATCGCCGATCAGCTGGCTATGTTGCAGGACCGCGTTGCGCCGTTTGACGGCAAACTCGCGCAGCAGCAAATCGAAAAATCGATGGGTGATATTCCCGTTGAAAGCTGGTTCGACGATTTCAGCGTTCAACCGCTGGCGTCCGCGTCTATCGCCCAGGTACACACGGCGCGCCTGAAAGAAAACGGCAAAGAAGTGGTCATTAAGGTTATCCGCCCGGATATTCTGCCGATTATCAAAGCGGACATGAAACTGATTTACCGTCTCGCACGTTGGGTGCCACGTCTGCTGCCCGATGGCCGCCGTCTACGTCCGCAGGAAGTGGTGCGCGAGTATGAAAAAACGCTGCTTGATGAGCTGAATTTACTGCGCGAAGCCGCCAACGCCATCCAGCTACGCCGCAATTTCGAAGACAGCCCGATGCTCTACGTCCCGGAAGTCTATTCCGACTATTGTCGTGAAGACATGCTGGTGATGGAGCGCATTTATGGCATTCCGGTCTCAGATATTGAGACGCTGGAAAAGCAGAATACCAACATGAAACTGCTTGCCGAACGCGGCGTGCAGGTGTTCTTCACTCAGGTTTTCCGCGACAGCTTCTTCCATGCCGATATGCACCCCGGCAATATTTTTGTCAGCTACGAACATCCGGAAGATCCGAAATATATTGGCATCGACTGCGGGATAGTCGGCTCGCTGAACAAAGAAGATAAGCGCTATCTGGCTGAAAACTTTATCGCTTTCTTTAATCGCGACTACCGCAAAGTGGCAGAACTGCACGTGGATTCTGGCTGGGTACCGCCGGATACCAACGTCGAAGAGTTTGAATTTGCGATTCGCACAGTCTGTGAACCCATCTTCGAGAAGCCGCTGGCGGAGATCTCTTTCGGCCATGTTCTGCTGAATCTGTTTAACACCGCGCGCCGCTTTAATATGGAAGTTCAGCCGCAGCTTGTTTTACTTCAGAAAACACTACTTTACGTTGAGGGGGTAGGCCGCCAGCTCTATCCTCAGTTAGACTTATGGAAGACAGCGAAACCTTTCCTTGAGTCATGGATTAAAGATCAGGTTGGCCTTCCGGCGCTGGTGCGTGCGTTTAAAGAAAAAGCGCCGTTCTGGATCGAAAAAATGCCGGAAATGCCGGAACTGATTTACGACAGTTTGCGCCAGGGCAAAAGTCTCCAGCGAAGCCTTGATAAAATCGCCCACGACATGGAGTCCGGTCATACCCGACGGGGGCAATCCCGTTATCTGTTCGGCGTGGGCGCCGTATTCATGCTGAGCGGAACCCTGTTGTTGATTACGCGTCCGGACCTCGGATTACAGCCTGCCTGGTTAATGGGCGCTGGCGTCCTGACCTGGGTGGTTGGCTGGTTTAAAGGTCGCTGA
- the tatA gene encoding Sec-independent protein translocase subunit TatA — protein MGGISIWQLLIVVVIVVLLFGTKKLSSLGSDLGASIKGFKKAMGDEDDKQEKKETSAEDADFPAKSLSEKQDDASKDDAKRHDKEQV, from the coding sequence ATGGGTGGTATCAGTATTTGGCAGTTGTTGATTGTCGTCGTTATCGTGGTTCTGCTTTTCGGGACGAAAAAGCTGAGCTCACTAGGATCTGACCTGGGTGCGTCTATCAAGGGCTTTAAAAAAGCCATGGGTGATGAAGACGACAAACAGGAAAAGAAAGAGACATCCGCTGAAGACGCCGATTTCCCTGCGAAATCCTTGTCTGAAAAGCAGGATGATGCCAGCAAAGACGATGCAAAACGCCACGATAAAGAGCAGGTGTAA
- the rmuC gene encoding DNA recombination protein RmuC produces MDISIILSAVAALIVGAAFGWLASKSHADRLRADFIEERHELDIELNAAKQQLAQNAHWRDECELLNNELRSLREINTSLEADLREVSTRLESTQLHAEDKIRQMVNSEQRLSEQFENLANRIFEHSNRRVDEQNRQSLHGLLTPLREQLDGFRRQVQDSFGKEAQERHTLAHEIRNLQQLNAQMTQEAVNLTKALKGDNKTQGNWGEVVLTRVLEASGLREGHEYQTQVSIETDTRARMQPDVIVRLPQGKDVVIDAKMTLVAYERYFNADDDYTREAALQEHIASVRNHIRLLGRKDYQQLPGLRSLDYVLMFIPVEPAFLLALDRQPELITEALKNNIMLVSPTTLLVALRTIANLWRYEHQSRNAQQIADRASRLYDKMRLFVDDMSAIGQGLDKAQDNYRQAMKKLASGRGNLLAQAESFRGLGVEVKREINPDLVEQATEQEENFALDDSPSNENDAGIPASDEPSETEPSRVSQRG; encoded by the coding sequence GTGGATATCTCAATCATTTTAAGCGCAGTGGCAGCACTGATTGTCGGGGCGGCGTTTGGCTGGTTAGCCAGTAAATCCCATGCCGACCGGCTGCGGGCCGATTTCATTGAAGAGCGGCATGAGCTCGACATTGAACTCAACGCGGCGAAGCAGCAGCTGGCGCAAAATGCCCACTGGCGCGACGAGTGTGAACTGCTGAATAACGAGCTGCGCAGCCTGCGGGAAATTAACACCTCGCTGGAAGCCGACTTGCGTGAAGTGAGCACCCGCCTGGAATCCACCCAGCTGCACGCGGAAGACAAAATTCGCCAGATGGTGAACAGCGAGCAGCGACTGAGCGAGCAGTTTGAAAACCTTGCCAACCGTATTTTTGAGCACAGCAATCGCCGGGTCGACGAACAGAACCGCCAGAGTCTGCACGGTTTGCTGACGCCGCTACGCGAGCAGCTCGACGGCTTTCGTCGTCAGGTGCAGGACAGTTTCGGCAAAGAGGCGCAGGAGCGTCACACCCTGGCCCATGAAATTCGTAATCTTCAGCAGCTGAATGCGCAGATGACCCAGGAAGCGGTCAACCTGACCAAAGCGCTAAAAGGCGATAACAAAACGCAGGGCAACTGGGGCGAAGTGGTGCTCACCCGTGTGCTGGAAGCCTCTGGCCTGCGCGAAGGCCATGAATACCAGACCCAGGTCAGTATCGAAACCGACACCCGCGCCCGTATGCAACCCGATGTGATCGTCCGTCTGCCGCAGGGCAAAGACGTGGTGATCGACGCCAAAATGACCCTTGTGGCCTACGAGCGCTACTTCAACGCCGACGATGATTACACCCGCGAAGCCGCGCTACAGGAGCATATCGCCTCGGTGCGAAACCATATTCGCCTGTTGGGCCGCAAAGATTATCAACAGTTACCGGGCCTGCGTTCGCTGGACTACGTGCTGATGTTCATTCCGGTCGAGCCCGCATTTTTGTTGGCCCTCGACCGACAGCCAGAACTCATTACCGAAGCGCTGAAAAACAACATTATGCTGGTCAGCCCGACCACGCTGCTGGTGGCCTTGCGTACCATTGCCAATCTTTGGCGCTACGAGCACCAGAGCCGCAATGCCCAGCAGATAGCTGATCGCGCCAGTCGTCTGTACGACAAAATGCGCCTGTTTGTTGATGACATGTCTGCCATCGGGCAAGGGCTGGATAAAGCGCAGGACAACTATCGCCAGGCGATGAAAAAACTCGCCTCCGGTCGTGGAAATCTGCTGGCGCAGGCCGAATCATTCCGTGGTTTAGGCGTTGAGGTGAAACGAGAAATTAACCCCGATTTGGTAGAGCAAGCCACCGAGCAGGAGGAGAATTTTGCCCTCGACGACAGCCCATCTAATGAGAACGACGCGGGCATTCCGGCCTCTGACGAACCTTCTGAAACTGAGCCTTCTCGCGTATCCCAGCGCGGTTGA
- the rfaH gene encoding transcription/translation regulatory transformer protein RfaH, whose product MQAWYLLYCKRGQLQRAQEHLERQAVNCLMPTIALEKIVRGKRTTVDEPLFPNYLFVEFDPEVIHTTTINATRGVSHFVRFGAQPAMVPSDVIHQLSIHTPEGITDPDTPYSGDGVVITEGAFEGLEAIFTEPDGEARSMLLLNLLNKQVLQSVKNTDFRKI is encoded by the coding sequence ATGCAAGCCTGGTATTTACTGTACTGCAAACGTGGGCAACTTCAGCGCGCCCAGGAACATCTTGAACGCCAGGCGGTCAACTGCCTGATGCCCACTATTGCGTTGGAAAAAATCGTACGCGGTAAACGCACAACCGTGGATGAACCCCTGTTTCCAAACTACCTGTTCGTCGAGTTTGACCCGGAAGTCATTCATACCACAACCATTAACGCGACGCGCGGCGTCAGCCACTTCGTACGTTTTGGTGCGCAGCCGGCCATGGTGCCTTCCGATGTGATTCACCAGCTTTCCATTCACACGCCGGAAGGGATTACCGATCCGGACACGCCCTACTCGGGCGATGGCGTGGTGATAACCGAAGGGGCTTTCGAAGGGCTGGAGGCGATTTTCACCGAGCCCGACGGCGAAGCCCGGTCCATGCTGCTCCTCAACCTGCTGAACAAGCAAGTTCTACAGAGCGTGAAAAACACCGACTTCCGCAAAATCTGA
- the tatB gene encoding Sec-independent protein translocase protein TatB, which produces MFDIGFSELILVFVIGLIVLGPKRLPVAVKTVAGWIRAIRSLATTVQNELAQELKLQEFQDSLKKVEKASLGNLSPELKESMDELRDAAESMKRSYTQHDPERTSDEANTIHNPVVKGSEAQREGVTPVTPDHQASAEAQAPAVPAETLDQAPETVVSEEKMKAPVAAAVPASESSPATSDKP; this is translated from the coding sequence GTGTTCGACATTGGTTTCAGTGAACTGATTCTGGTATTCGTGATTGGCCTGATTGTTCTTGGGCCAAAACGTCTGCCGGTGGCAGTAAAAACGGTGGCAGGCTGGATCCGGGCTATTCGCTCGCTGGCCACCACCGTGCAAAACGAACTGGCCCAGGAGCTTAAACTCCAGGAGTTTCAGGACAGCCTGAAGAAGGTAGAGAAGGCGAGTCTGGGCAATCTGTCGCCGGAGCTGAAGGAATCCATGGACGAGCTGCGCGACGCGGCAGAATCCATGAAGCGTTCCTACACGCAGCACGATCCGGAGCGCACCAGCGACGAAGCCAATACCATCCATAATCCGGTGGTGAAAGGCAGCGAAGCACAGCGCGAAGGCGTCACGCCGGTTACGCCAGATCATCAAGCCAGTGCTGAAGCGCAAGCGCCTGCCGTTCCTGCTGAAACCCTCGATCAAGCCCCGGAAACTGTTGTTTCTGAGGAGAAGATGAAAGCGCCGGTGGCTGCTGCCGTACCGGCTTCTGAATCATCCCCTGCAACCAGCGATAAACCGTAA
- the tatC gene encoding Sec-independent protein translocase subunit TatC, protein MGVEQTQPLITHLIELRKRLINCIIAVFVIFLALVYFANDIYHLVASPLIKQMPAGATMIATDVASPFFTPIKLTFMVSVILSAPVILYQVWAFIAPALYKHERRLVVPLLVSSTLLFYVGMAFAYFVVFPLAFGFLTHTAPIGVQVSTDIRSYLDFVMALFMAFGVSFEVPVAIVLLCWVGVTTPDDLRKKRPYVLVAAFVIGMLLTPPDVFSQTLLAIPMYCLFEVGVFFARFYTGKRMSRDEDAAAEEAAEKEE, encoded by the coding sequence ATGGGCGTAGAACAGACTCAACCGCTGATCACACATTTGATTGAGCTGCGTAAGCGCCTCATCAACTGCATCATCGCGGTATTCGTGATTTTTCTGGCGTTGGTCTATTTCGCCAACGACATTTATCATCTGGTGGCCTCGCCGCTGATCAAGCAAATGCCTGCCGGTGCAACAATGATTGCCACCGATGTGGCATCGCCATTCTTCACGCCGATCAAGCTGACCTTTATGGTCTCGGTGATTCTGTCGGCGCCGGTGATCCTCTATCAGGTCTGGGCTTTCATTGCCCCAGCGCTCTATAAACACGAGCGTCGTCTGGTGGTGCCGCTGCTGGTGTCCAGCACGCTGCTGTTTTATGTCGGCATGGCCTTCGCCTACTTTGTGGTGTTCCCGCTGGCGTTTGGCTTCCTGACGCATACCGCACCGATTGGCGTGCAGGTCTCGACGGATATCCGCAGCTATCTCGATTTTGTCATGGCGCTGTTTATGGCCTTTGGCGTGTCATTTGAAGTGCCAGTGGCCATCGTTCTGCTGTGCTGGGTTGGCGTGACCACGCCGGATGACCTGCGCAAAAAGCGTCCGTATGTTCTGGTCGCGGCTTTCGTTATTGGCATGCTGTTGACGCCGCCGGACGTGTTCTCGCAAACCCTGCTCGCCATTCCGATGTACTGCCTGTTTGAAGTGGGGGTGTTCTTCGCCCGTTTCTACACGGGTAAGCGAATGTCGCGTGACGAGGATGCCGCAGCAGAAGAAGCTGCCGAGAAAGAAGAGTAA
- the udp gene encoding uridine phosphorylase, translating to MSTSDVFHLGLTKNDLQGATLAIVPGDPERVEKIAALMDKPVKLASHREFTSWRAELDGKAVIVCSTGIGGPSTSIAVEELAQLGIRTFLRVGTTGAIQPNISVGDVLVTTASVRLDGASLHFAPMEYPAVADFACTTALVEAAKSVGATTHIGVTASSDTFYPGQERYDTFSGRVVNRYKGSMEEWQSMGVMNYEMESATLLTMCSSQGLRAGMVAGVIVNRTQQEIPNAETMKKTESHAVKIVVEAARRLL from the coding sequence ATGTCTACGTCTGATGTTTTTCATCTCGGCCTCACCAAGAACGATTTACAAGGGGCAACGCTCGCTATCGTCCCGGGCGATCCGGAGCGTGTGGAAAAGATCGCCGCGCTGATGGACAAGCCGGTCAAGCTGGCATCACATCGTGAATTCACCTCCTGGCGTGCAGAGCTGGATGGCAAAGCGGTTATCGTGTGTTCTACCGGAATCGGCGGCCCGTCCACGTCTATCGCGGTTGAAGAACTGGCCCAATTGGGCATTCGTACCTTCTTGCGCGTGGGCACCACCGGCGCAATTCAACCCAACATCAGCGTGGGTGATGTGCTGGTGACCACTGCATCCGTGCGTCTTGACGGCGCAAGCCTGCACTTCGCGCCGATGGAATACCCGGCCGTCGCTGATTTCGCCTGCACCACCGCGCTGGTGGAAGCGGCTAAATCCGTCGGCGCTACCACCCATATCGGTGTGACCGCTTCTTCCGACACCTTCTACCCAGGTCAGGAGCGTTACGACACCTTCTCTGGCCGCGTCGTTAACCGCTATAAAGGTTCGATGGAAGAGTGGCAGTCGATGGGCGTGATGAACTATGAAATGGAATCCGCCACCCTGCTGACCATGTGTTCCAGCCAGGGCCTGCGCGCGGGCATGGTTGCGGGCGTCATCGTCAACCGCACCCAGCAAGAAATCCCGAACGCAGAAACCATGAAGAAAACCGAAAGCCACGCGGTGAAAATCGTGGTCGAAGCGGCTCGTCGCCTGCTGTAA
- the ubiE gene encoding bifunctional demethylmenaquinone methyltransferase/2-methoxy-6-polyprenyl-1,4-benzoquinol methylase UbiE, with amino-acid sequence MVEDSQETTHFGFQTVAKSQKEDMVAHVFHSVAAKYDVMNDLMSFGIHRLWKRFTIDCSGVRRGQKVLDLAGGTGDLTAKFSRLVGETGSVVLADINESMLKMGREKLRNIGIVGNVEYVQANAEALPFPDNTFDCITISFGLRNVTDKEKALRSMYRVLKPGGRLLVLEFSKPILDPLSKAYDAYSFHVLPRVGEMVAKDGESYRYLAESIRMHPDQDTLKAMMQDAGFDSVDYYNLTAGIVALHRGYKF; translated from the coding sequence ATGGTTGAGGATTCACAAGAAACGACGCACTTTGGCTTCCAGACAGTAGCCAAATCGCAGAAAGAGGACATGGTGGCGCATGTATTCCATTCTGTTGCCGCTAAGTATGATGTCATGAACGACCTGATGTCGTTTGGTATCCATCGCTTGTGGAAGCGCTTCACCATTGACTGTAGCGGCGTTCGTCGCGGGCAAAAAGTGCTGGATTTAGCCGGCGGTACCGGTGATCTGACGGCGAAATTCTCCCGTCTGGTGGGCGAAACCGGCAGTGTCGTACTGGCTGATATCAACGAATCAATGCTCAAAATGGGTCGTGAAAAGCTGCGGAACATCGGCATCGTCGGGAACGTGGAATACGTTCAGGCTAACGCAGAAGCGCTGCCCTTCCCGGACAATACCTTTGACTGCATCACCATCTCCTTTGGCCTGCGTAACGTCACCGATAAAGAAAAAGCGCTGCGCTCGATGTACCGCGTGCTGAAGCCGGGTGGACGTCTGCTGGTTCTGGAATTCTCCAAACCGATTCTTGATCCGCTGAGCAAAGCGTATGACGCGTACTCATTCCACGTGCTGCCGCGTGTGGGGGAGATGGTCGCAAAAGACGGCGAGAGCTACCGCTATCTGGCGGAATCCATCCGCATGCACCCCGATCAGGACACCCTGAAAGCGATGATGCAGGATGCCGGTTTTGACAGCGTCGATTACTACAACCTGACGGCAGGTATCGTCGCGCTGCATCGCGGTTATAAGTTCTGA
- the tatD gene encoding 3'-5' ssDNA/RNA exonuclease TatD has product MFDIGVNLTSSQFSRDRDEVVSRAFSSGLNGMLITGTNLEESIAAQQMAQHYARCWSTAGVHPHDSSHWTPDVADAIRRLAQQPEVVAVGECGLDFNRNFSTPQEQETAFSAQLALAAELNMPVFLHCRDAHERFITLLKPWLDKLPGAVLHCFTGTREELDECLAHGLYIGITGWVCDERRGLELRELLPFIPAKRLLIETDAPWLLPRDLSPKPSSRRNEPAHLSHILERIAHWRGEETQALSDTTDRNVKALFGITF; this is encoded by the coding sequence ATGTTTGATATTGGCGTTAACCTCACCAGTTCTCAGTTTTCCCGCGATCGCGATGAGGTAGTATCCCGCGCGTTTTCCTCCGGCCTGAATGGGATGTTGATTACTGGCACTAATTTGGAAGAAAGCATTGCCGCACAGCAGATGGCGCAACACTATGCGCGCTGCTGGTCTACCGCGGGCGTTCATCCGCACGATAGCAGCCACTGGACGCCGGACGTGGCCGATGCCATCCGTCGTCTGGCGCAACAGCCGGAAGTGGTTGCGGTGGGTGAGTGCGGGCTCGATTTTAACCGTAACTTCTCAACGCCGCAGGAACAGGAAACCGCGTTTAGCGCGCAGTTGGCGCTGGCCGCTGAACTGAATATGCCGGTGTTTCTGCACTGTCGTGATGCCCACGAACGCTTTATCACCTTGCTCAAGCCGTGGCTCGATAAGCTGCCGGGTGCCGTGTTGCACTGTTTTACCGGCACGCGGGAAGAGCTTGATGAATGTCTCGCACACGGGCTGTATATCGGCATTACGGGCTGGGTGTGCGATGAACGTCGCGGGCTGGAATTGCGTGAGTTATTGCCGTTTATCCCGGCGAAACGTTTACTGATTGAAACCGACGCGCCGTGGCTGCTGCCGCGCGATTTGTCGCCGAAGCCGTCATCGCGTCGTAACGAACCTGCGCATCTGTCTCACATTCTGGAACGCATCGCACACTGGCGTGGCGAAGAGACACAGGCGCTTTCAGACACCACCGATCGAAACGTAAAAGCGCTGTTTGGGATAACGTTTTGA